GAGCTCTGCGCttatcttttcatttttattgatgggtcTTCTTGCTTCTGCTTCATCTTCTACTCACATCTCAGGTTCTTTTCTTACTTTGATCCTTTTCTTACATAAACGCATTTTGGAGGTTGGATTCTGAATGAATTTTGTCTTTCTTTTTTTATGCAGATTCCATCTTTGACTTTCATGTTTCTTCTGGTCGCAATCTCCTTCAAGCTAAGAAAGGTATGTTTCTTtacaaattttcttcttttgtttggtTGGAGAGAGGCTTTGATGAATGCATTTATATATGTGTGGCTGTCTCCTGTTTCAGACCTCATTCATTTCTACATTTAAGAtttgcccatttcaataatctttCTTTTGTGTGACACTTCACCCATATCAAATTTTCTTTGAAAAGAGAAGCCTTTTAGATTAAATTATCTTCTCCATAGGTGATAATTTTAAGCTTATTTGACCATGTTCCTTTTCAATAGGATCATCTTGGCTGAACAGATTGTAATAAAGCAaagtgtatatacatatataccttTAAGAATCACCATGCTATATTGGAACTATCAAGTTTTTCCAAGCCAAGCCATTGATGGTGTTTAAAGTCTCATTCTTTTGCTAGCATAACATAAATGTGTTGCTCATCTTTGTTTGCTGCAACAAAAACAATTTCCATGATACTGAGTATTCTTCTTGATTGTGATCTGTATCATATCAACCTCTTTAGCTCAAATGAATGCAAGAAGAAGAGCAAGGAagcttccattttttttctttcaaactaGCTCCCTCATGTAACCCTAGATACAAAGAACTATAGCAATTTCTATGTAGGTACCCAGTAGGGCTCCAACCTTTGACATTGTGGGAGCAAACCACATGCCTAATTATTTGAGCTGCCCCTCTGGGGTGAAAGCCTCCATCTGTCTTTGAAATGAACCAGATTTTATACATAAATGAAGGGCCTGttgatttttcttttccttttcttgaCTTTGAAATGAAGCAAAGTTGAGGTGCCATCTCTGCTGTTTAGAATAATGACAATAGTTCTCGACTCCATTAGTGTCCTCTAAAGAGATTATATGTCATGTTATATGCAGGTTGCCCTgtgaactttgagtttttgaaCTACACTATCATCACCAGCCAATGCAAAGGACCGCATTACCCTGCCAAGCAGTGTTGTGCAGCATTCAAGGACTTCGCCTGTCCATATTCGGATGTGTTGAATGACTTGACAAACGATTGCGCTTCAACCATGTTCAGCTACATTAACCTCTACGGCAGATACCCACCTGGTCTTTTCGCCAGCGAGTGCAAAGAAGGGAAGCTTGGTTTGGAGTGCCCTGCACAGCCACCATCTGTATCAAAAGATGTAAATGCATCTAATGCTGTGGCTTACTCATCACCATTGAGCTTGCTAACGGCAGCCTTTATTGTCTTGTTACTCAAGTTATTTTAAGGAAAACACCTTTTCTTTTCACCCTTAAAGTATTGGTTGGTTGACTACTAACCTTGTGGGCAATTCAAATTTTCATTCGTTGGGTTAAGTCATGTTTCACCCTTAAAGTTATATGCTAGAGGCTTATTGTATGTAATTGTCTCCCTCCACTTATGTATTGGTTTGAGTTTATTATGGCTTTGTGGCCGTCCAAAGTAGGCGGGTTGAGGCTTCTCTTGTACTAGACATGGGTTTGTGTATTACCTTGACAACTATATATTGTAAAAGATTctttcatattaatttttatacCTTGTTGCTCTCTGATTTTTGTCTCTCCTTTGCTAAATGAGAAGACTTGGTCCGATGTTAACAGTCATGTCATCACAAAGATTTTATATCATTATtgtcaaatatttttaattaatttttatgttttagATATACTGACACGCCGTGACCATGCCAGATGACTTTTCCATTTCATTGGGAGGCAATGAAATCATATTATTTCTTTTCAATCAAGTTCAGAAGAGTTGGAGGGGCAATATGATATTGCCATAAATATGGGGTCCCAAATGCAATTATCTAAGTTTTCCAACAAGTTTTGGATTTCTTTTTTTTGTGGCTGTGATTGACCAACCAGTAAAAGTTTAAAATCATGGGCTGAATCTTCTTTGAGATGGAGAAACTAGAAACCAGCACCAGTTTTCCAGGGCTTATACAAATACCATGTAAAGGGAAGAACTTAATATACCATTACATACAATATGGCTTCTTTAACAACACTACCACCATCTGTTGTTGTGAACCATAAGATTCCTCCCACTGTGGCTTTGCTTCAAATGTGCTGCAACTTTCATGAGGTAAGACAAGTTCATGCCCAGTTGGTAGTCTCAGGACTCCTACGCCGCCATCCCAACGGCGGCAGACTTATCGAGTCTTACGTGAGAGCCTCACACGTGTACTATGCCATGTCTGTCTTTGACACAATTCCTTCTCCTGATGTATTTGCCTACAACACCATTATCAGAGGACTCATGCTGATAAAAGACCCTCATAGCTCGCTCTTAATGCTTAATAAACTGTTGCTAAGTGGCCTCATCCCGGACAATTATACTTACACCTTTGCCCTCAAAGCATGTTCCCAACTCAAAGCTCTTTGTCCAGGTAAGCAAGTCCACTGCCGGATGATCAAGGCTGGAATAGCAGCAGCAGCCAATACTTACACTCACAGTTCACTCATACGAATGTATACAAGCACAGGTTGCATGGATTCTGCAGAGCTTGTTCTTGCAGAGTTAGTGTCCACACCTGAAAACACTGCTAGTACTATTGTTGCCAAGAATGCCATGATATCTGGGTACCTGAGTCAGGGTCATGTGGATAAGGCCAGAGCCATGTTTGACAAATTGGTAGCTAAAGATGTTGCTTCTTGGAGTGCTATGATATCAGGGTATAAAGATAATGCTATGTATGTTGAAGCCTTGAGCATCTTTGGAGAGATGATGGCTTCTCGAGTTTCGCCAAATGAATCAACGCTTGTGAGCTCTCTGTCTGCCTGTGCTCATTTGGGAGCACTGGACAAAGGAAGATGGATTCATTCGTATGTGGATAAGAATGGTGGTGATGAGATGAGTGTTACTCTTGGTACTGCTCTGATAGACATGTATGTTAAGTGTGGCTGCCTTGAATGTGGTTATCAAGTCTTCGAGGAGTTATCTCATAGAGATGTAGTTACATGGGGAGCTATGTTATCTGGCTTTGCAGTGCATGGGAAGCCCCAAGAGTGTTTTCAACTGTTTGATGAGATGGTTTCTCAAGGATTCC
The Humulus lupulus chromosome 6, drHumLupu1.1, whole genome shotgun sequence DNA segment above includes these coding regions:
- the LOC133783494 gene encoding GPI-anchored protein LLG1, yielding MKLDRSSALIFSFLLMGLLASASSSTHISDSIFDFHVSSGRNLLQAKKGCPVNFEFLNYTIITSQCKGPHYPAKQCCAAFKDFACPYSDVLNDLTNDCASTMFSYINLYGRYPPGLFASECKEGKLGLECPAQPPSVSKDVNASNAVAYSSPLSLLTAAFIVLLLKLF
- the LOC133783492 gene encoding pentatricopeptide repeat-containing protein At5g56310-like, with amino-acid sequence MASLTTLPPSVVVNHKIPPTVALLQMCCNFHEVRQVHAQLVVSGLLRRHPNGGRLIESYVRASHVYYAMSVFDTIPSPDVFAYNTIIRGLMLIKDPHSSLLMLNKLLLSGLIPDNYTYTFALKACSQLKALCPGKQVHCRMIKAGIAAAANTYTHSSLIRMYTSTGCMDSAELVLAELVSTPENTASTIVAKNAMISGYLSQGHVDKARAMFDKLVAKDVASWSAMISGYKDNAMYVEALSIFGEMMASRVSPNESTLVSSLSACAHLGALDKGRWIHSYVDKNGGDEMSVTLGTALIDMYVKCGCLECGYQVFEELSHRDVVTWGAMLSGFAVHGKPQECFQLFDEMVSQGFQPNGVVFVAILTACSHAGCVELGHQYFHQMVNDFGIVPSIEHYGCMVDLLGRAGRLAEAEDLISAMPEKPNSIIWGAFLSACRTYKDLKRGNVAFRHLTELEPMSGDRYKLAGLMFQNAGEKENANMIRKFINENDLETTRGVSFIEIDGVVNKFVSGSVNHDRSEDIYTVWESLQRLLKIAKSEAEKQLEYTFS